NNNNNNNNNNNNNNNNNNNNNNNNNNNNNNNNNNNNNNNNNNNNNNNNNNNNNNNNNNNNNNNNNNNNNNNNNNNNNNNNNNNNNNNNNNNNNNNNNNNNNNNNNNNNNNNNNNNNNNNNNNNNNNNNNNNNNNNNNNNNNNNNNNNNNNNNNNNNNNNNNNNNNNNNNNNNNNNNNNNNNNNNNNNNNNNNNNNNNNNNNNNNNNNNNNNNNNNNNNNNNNNNNNNNNNNNNNNNNNNNNNNNNNNNNNNNNNNNNNNNNNNNNNNNNNNNNNNNNNNNNNNNNNNNNNNNNNNNNNNNNNNNNNNNNNNNNNNNNNNNNNNNNNNNNNNNNNNNNNNNNNNNNNNNNNNNNNNNNNNNNNNNNNNNNNNNNNNNNNNNNNNNNNNNNNNNNNNNNNNNNNNNNNNNNNNNNNNNNNNNNNNNNNNNNNNNNNNNNNNNNNNNNNNNNNNNNNNNNNNNNNNNNNNNNNNNNNNNNNNNNNNNNNNNNNNNNNNNNNNNNNNNNNNNNNNNNNNNNNNNNNNNNTGGAATCAGTTAAGACCTCCAGGTTCATCACTGAGGTGGCTCCGGCTAAGTTTATATCGGCAACGAGAGAACCATTCAAGAACATGTTGACAACAATTTCCGAGGAAGACTTTGACTTTGAAGAACTAGTCAGAGCCACTGCAGAgagactctcttcttcttgtccaGGCACCTCCTCCTGGTCTCTTGCTCACTACTCCAAGATCAAcagactctcttcttcttaaatACCATTCAAATTGCTACTTTCCCAAAATGCATTTCCTTATTTCAATAAAACCGAAGAAACCATACGTTTCTTGGCCCAAATCAACTTTAAAgagaatccatttttttttgtaatctcttCAGCatcagaatatttttttttatctatttctCGTTGTTGAATGTTCTCCTAATTCACTTTGTGTTTATCGAATCTCGAATTACCTATGATCGATCCCAAATGTCTAaagaatacaaacaaaaaatccaCGAACGTTCTTATATAATTTCCACAGGACTGGTAATAAATTTTGTGTGTAAGAAGTTTCATATCGATACGAGAACAAAAAGAAGGCTTTATATTATACAGAATGAGATATCtattaatttttccttttccgGTAATTTACTTTTTACTCTCTTccaaaaatgtaataataagAGACCCTCATAGGAAAAAATCTCGATCCGCTCTCACTGTATCACACACCAACCAGATGGGTTAAGCAATGATGGAAAATGAGGACTGAAGAGTGTGTTGTGGGGAACCAAGTAGGGGATTTAAGCATCCAAGTCATTTTGGTTTAAGCAAAACCAATGTTTCACGAGTACTTCTTCTTGCTAATTTCCCAGATACGGCTTACCAGATCTGCTTTTAGTTCTTCTGGAATCTGCGattttaaacttgtttttacATCTTCAATCAACCTCCTCCTGCAACAACACAAAGTTCCAAACCATCcacaaaatgaattaacatATGATGATTATAATGAAGCACGTAGCTAAAAGAGGTTCCACATATATGCAGATTCTAGCTACTATACTCAAGCAAGAGGCAGTGAAAATATGAGAAGATTATTAGTTGAGAACAGCAAAAAAGTCAGGTTTCACTTACTTTAAGTCGTTACCATCTTCTCCTCCTGATTGCTCTGTGCGCAATCTCTTCTTGGCACGCATGGAGATTTGTACCTTATCATACCATCCGCATGACCGTAGATGTGACAGCGCATCTTTCTTCAGGCTGAGAAAATTTGCAAACACAATCAAATATAGGTTAGCTATGGCGTCAGATATAATCTTGAGTATTAAGCAAAACGCACAAAACTGAAATTACCTCTCTTTTATTGCTTCAAGTTCATTCCGAGATGACTCATCTTTCCTGAGCAAAATGCAAGGGTCTTCTTTTGTTGAAGAGCCCAAGGCTTTGGCTTGAGTGGTAGTAACATCGTTCTTCTCATTTTCCTGGTGATCAGTTTCATTTTGTGAGCCATTACTCTCGCATGGATTAAGGTTATCCTTGTGGTGATCACCCCCATTGCTGGAGCCATTACTATGCCCATTGGTTTGCAATGCCACTTTATGATTACTACTACTACCTGGTGCACAGCCGTTTTCTTTAACTCCATTGCCACCATTTTCAGTACCAAACTTTCTCTCCTTGCCAGAGAAAACTCTAGCTGACGAAACTGATACACTATTCTCTTTGTTCGCCTTCGGAGCTATGTTCTCATCTTGGTGGAAAGAAAGTAGTCTACCATTGACCGAGGGAGAGACCCTTTTGGCATTAAGGTTGACAAGGTTGACAGATATCTTCGCATGTGGCTTTAGAGGCGCCAATTCTACTTTGGAAGAAAGCAGGTTATCCTTTTGAAGGGCCTGCTCGGTTCGTGGTTTGGGTCCAATGAATTTATGGGGCTTTGTAGGAGCTAGGTTAGCCTTCTGGACGGACTGCTCGGCTTGACGTTTCATGTTGAAACCATTAAGGGGACCGATAAACTTCTGGGGCTTTGATGTCTCGCAGCCATTAACCTCAGGAGATGTAGTCCCATTGGATGTCACCAGAGTTTTAGCAGATGCTGGCCTCGGGTTTGAACGGCTGAAAAACAGGATATAAGCTTTCTCTGACAAAACCTCCTGCAAGGTGGAGCGTGAGACAAGAGAATCATTGCAGCAATACCATTGGCCCAAGGAATCCTACACAAAGGAGTTTTAGAAATCAGCCAGCAGTACAAGAGTTCGCGTtgcataaaaatttaaaaggcAAGAAACGAACCTTAACGTATGCATAATAATGCCCAGATTCAGGAGAAAATCCTGCATGCACAATTATTCCAAAAAGCTTATACTCCGTTTGAGGGTCCTGCAATTTTTGGAATAGTAAAtcacttaacaaaatgtatgaATTGAAAAGAACAACTTAAGAATATATGAACGCTGCAACTTCATTCTATATTCTATATGCAAATCATGTCAAAAGGATTAATCAGGTTGAAATTCCAGTTAAATGCTACACTAAAACACTATAACCTTGAACTTTCTGATATGCATCTAACTAGATATGTAACATCACTAACAAAAACTGGCAATAAACTTAAAGCTTAGTTGAAAGTGTCAGAATCTTGTACCTTGCTTGCTTTACTCATGAAGTTCGAGAGAACCAGAATCTCACCAAATGAAATGGCTTTATCTATCTTCCCACCATAAATACCCCCAAACCTCTGCaaaaccaatttattaaaacacaataaacaTATTATATCTATAATAACTGTCACATTTGGTAAACAGAACATGATAAACTTACtttcaattgaataacaaggaCGTTAGGGGATTGGAGTATAGACATCTGCTTCCTTGCCGTCACCAATTTCGTACAGCTGAACAAATGGAAAAAGTTcagttataataaaaaaacaacagaaCCTCAAACAAATGGAAAGAAAGGACAACTAGAAGATTCAAAATCACTTACCTCTCACATCTATACTTATTGTTGCCATCTAAAATCTCAGGCTGAAAGAACTTTTGCAACGATTCCTTCAATGAGCTACTGTTCAAAATCTCAAGACTGATATCCATAATCTCATCCGCTTTATTAGACTCAGCACCACATGACAAACACTTAATCTGGCTCTGCAAAGAGCCACCAAAAATCTCCATCACAGCAGTAGTATTGCCATTAAAGGGCTCATTACCCTTGACTCGCAACTTCTTTAAGCGGAGAGATGTATTGTGGCATGCATCAATGACATACCGCAAGAACTCATGAGCGTCTTCTTGACGACCAAACTTAAAATGCTCAGCAAAAATTTTAAGGCAGCTTGAAATCTTGTTAGGCGCATCGGTTGTTAGATCCACACTAAGAGACCTTGCTATTCTTCTCTCTACTATGCAGAAAGGACAGTCCCGTTTCCGCTCCCCATCCACAAACGAGTCGCCTAAACACATCACCAACCAAAAGCGTCAGAACAACAAATGAATTataagaacaacaaaagaaagctCCTAAGAAATAGAACTATCTCTGATACAGTATATCCAAAAGTATATAAGCAAACTACAATACCAAAAACCTGTATGAAGCTCATGATCAACTTCCTAATGTAAAAGTCTCGAATCACGGTATCAGCCAATAACCTTAAAGCGTAGAATCAATACGGAACAAAAGCGAGAAGTAATCTAATCGAAGCAACATAAGAataaaacgagagagagagagagggagagggagagaggcgTACAGTGAGAGGAGTGTTTGTGAGTAAGGCAGAAATTAGCGAGAGGAGGAGTGTAAGTGAGGCACTGAAGGACACTATTGAGGTAGCAGGTGTTGCCGAGATTTCGTAACCCTAAGGGAGGACCATTCCTACGCTTCTGACTCAGTAGACTCGGCATCCAGCTCATCTGCAGTTTATTATATCCCATTCAAAATCGGTTATTCTCCGCCGGAGATAACCACACAAGCAACCGCTCATCGCTGACTCGCCGCCACGGCGTAGCCAACAGCTGCGATCGCATCTCCCTCCGCCACCAACAACGAGGcgtttgtttttctctttctctgtctcttgtCTCTAATTCACGCGCTTAGGCTTCGCCGTCAATTTCTAGAAGGAATTTTATGGGAAGATTTAACGATttcggaagaggaagaagatcgaATTCGATGAAGGTAACTGCCGAGGGAAGAGACCCGCCCAGCAACAAACCCCACAAATCCTTCGCGATGTTATAATTAcccttctcctttttttttttttttttttttNtttttaatttaaatataaatttccaGGTTGGTgaacaaaaaaggaa
The Camelina sativa cultivar DH55 chromosome 15, Cs, whole genome shotgun sequence DNA segment above includes these coding regions:
- the LOC104745714 gene encoding ubiquitin carboxyl-terminal hydrolase 25-like, whose amino-acid sequence is MGYNKLQMSWMPSLLSQKRRNGPPLGLRNLGNTCYLNSVLQCLTYTPPLANFCLTHKHSSHCDSFVDGERKRDCPFCIVERRIARSLSVDLTTDAPNKISSCLKIFAEHFKFGRQEDAHEFLRYVIDACHNTSLRLKKLRVKGNEPFNGNTTAVMEIFGGSLQSQIKCLSCGAESNKADEIMDISLEILNSSSLKESLQKFFQPEILDGNNKYRCESCTKLVTARKQMSILQSPNVLVIQLKRFGGIYGGKIDKAISFGEILVLSNFMSKASKDPQTEYKLFGIIVHAGFSPESGHYYAYVKDSLGQWYCCNDSLVSRSTLQEVLSEKAYILFFSRSNPRPASAKTLVTSNGTTSPEVNGCETSKPQKFIGPLNGFNMKRQAEQSVQKANLAPTKPHKFIGPKPRTEQALQKDNLLSSKVELAPLKPHAKISVNLVNLNAKRVSPSVNGRLLSFHQDENIAPKANKENSVSVSSARVFSGKERKFGTENGGNGVKENGCAPGSSSNHKVALQTNGHSNGSSNGGDHHKDNLNPCESNGSQNETDHQENEKNDVTTTQAKALGSSTKEDPCILLRKDESSRNELEAIKESLKKDALSHLRSCGWYDKVQISMRAKKRLRTEQSGGEDGNDLKRRLIEDVKTSLKSQIPEELKADLVSRIWEISKKKYS